The Arachis duranensis cultivar V14167 chromosome 9, aradu.V14167.gnm2.J7QH, whole genome shotgun sequence genomic sequence caattgtaaaaagtgaaagagcatgaaatgagtatttgttacgcagtaatggagaatgtgttggagttttggagatgctttgtcttctgaatctctactttcctactgtcatcttcttcacgcacgcaaggttccttctatggcaagctgtgtgttggtggatcaccgttgtcaatggctaccatccgttctctcagtgaaaatggtccgggtgcgctgtcaccacacgactaatcatctgtcagttctcactcatgttggaataggatccattgatccttttgcgtctatcactacgcccaacctttgtgagtttgaagctcgtcacagtcgtTAAATCCCTGAaacctactcggaataccacagacaatgtttagactttccggattctcaagaatgctgccaatggattctagcttatgccatgaagattctgattaaggaatccaagagatactcattcaattgaaggtagaacggaggtggttgtcaggcacgcgttcataggttgagaatggtgatgagtgtcacagatcatcaccttcttcatattgaagtgcgaatgaatatgttagatagaaacaagcgtgtttgaatagaaataacagaaataattgcattaattcatcgagacgcagCAAacctcctcacccccaacaatggggtttagagactcattccgtgaaagagtacaaagttcagatctaaaaatgtcatgaggtacaaaataaatctctaaaagttgtttaaatactaaactagtaacctaggtttatagaaaatgtgtaaactaagatagatagtgtagaaatctacttctggggcccacttggtatgtgctggggctgagacttgagtttttcacatgcctgggctgtctctggagttaaacgtcaggttgcaacctgttttgggcgtttaactccaacttgtaacctatttctggcgtttaacgccagaatggaacatggaactggcgttaaacgccagtttacgtcgtttatcttcgagcaaagtatggactattatatattgctggaaagccctagatgtctactttccaacccatttaaaatcgcgccaattggactcctgtagctccaataaattcattccgagtgcagggaggtcagaatccaatagcatcagcagtccttttttagcctgaatcagatttttgctcagctccctcaatttcagccaaaaaatacctgaaatcatagaaaaacacacaaactcataggaaagtccataaatatgaattttgcctaaaaactaataaaaatatactaaaaactaactaaaacatactaaaaactacatgaaattacccccatcAAGTGGCGCCTAGCGTGGAAGAGGCACGAACTCTTTTCTCACAGTGTCTACTGCGTGTgttgagttccaaagtgcaagTAGACTTTGACTTTCTTGCTTTCTGAGTTGTTTACCATGTGGGCCCCATCTTCTctcctgaaattgaaactgaacCCATTAGTAATGACAAAAGAACCCCTTCACATTCCTTCTCATCAAGAATGAATTGGATTGCAACTGATGGgtgtcccttgggacaccaaacttaattctttgGCATCTTAATAAATTGGTTTCATCATTGTGTATTTAATGTGTTCATAAGAGTGGAATAACatcaatcttttcattttcttttgattccaACTCCTCTGAACTCATTAAACCACGTTCATGTTCTTACCCAAAGCAATAAGTGCTTTCAAATTGGGTGACTTAGGCTGCTATGTGATCCTTGGTGGTGgctacaccaaacttaatctcgAGGCttacttttcaaaatcaaactattAATTGTTTATAAGCGTATATTAAGTGGGTGAaaggccacaccaaacttagcaattCAGCTAGTGCTCAGCCCATTCACTCATCATTAGTTATGCATTCATCAAGTTTAATTCccaaatagaaagaaataagagagtGTAAAGAAAATCTAGCTATCAAAGCTAATATCAAACTTTCTAATTTACAATtgtaaactaatcctaattactgAAAATTAAACTATCTAAAGCAACAGAATTTAAACTACTTTtaagaaaagcaattaaataaaaaaggataaagtgttggggtgcctcccaactagcgcttttttattgtcattagcttgacattccttCATCTTTAGCTGAGCTTGTAGCTCACTCTCTGCTCCTCCAAAGAGCCTcccaagtagtgtttgagtctACGGCCATTGACAGAAAAGGTTCTCTGAGTCTTGTCCTCCATGAGCTCCACATGACCATAGGGAAACACTTTGAGTATGGTGACAGGTCCTGACCATCGAGACTTAAGTTTTCCAGAGAAGAACTTGAGTCTTGAGTTGTAGAGTATCACCTTCTATCCTTCAGTGAACTCCCGTCTTACTATTTTttggtcatgccacctttttgtgttctctttgtagatttttgcattctcatatGTTTGATTTCTAAACTCTTCTAGCTTATTGAGTTGCATTAATCTCTTTTCTCCAGCAGCTTTCTATGCTCAAGTTCAACTGGTAAGTGACAAGCCGTTCCATATACCAATTGGTATGGAGACATCCCAATGGGAGTCTTATAGGCTGTTTTGTAGGCCCATAGTGCATCATCCAGCTTCTTAGACCAGTCCTTTACTGAGCTTCCAACAgttttttcaaggatttttttaGTTCTCTGTTGGAGATTTCAGCTTGCCCGTTGGTCTGTGGGtggtatggagttgccactttgtgctttactccatatctgagaaggaatgtctcaagttgtttgttgcagaagtgtgtccctccatcactaatgagagcTCTGGAAactccaaatctgctgaagatattccttctcaagaagcttatcacaactttgttgtcatttgttgcaGTGGCTATGGATTCTACCCACCTTGAGACATAATCAAAAGCCACCAATATGTAGCTATTTGAGTAGGAGGTtgggaagggtcccatgaaatcaatcccccatacatcaaatagctCCAGCTCTAGTATGTATTGCTATGGCATCTCATTCCTCTTGGTtagattaccagctctttgaCATTCATCACACCTTGACACCATTTCCTTGGCATCCTTAAACATTGTTGGCCAGTAAAATCCGGATTGAAGCACTTTTGCTGCTATCTTTTCTCCACTGAAGTGACCTCCATATGCTGACCCATGGCACTGCCATAACACTTCTTGCCCTTCTTCATGGGATATACACCTTTTTAGGACTCCATCAGCacactttttgaacaaataggggtcatcccagatgtagtgtttggcatccttgattagcttcctCCTCATGTGCTTATTGATGTTAGTTGGTAGCTCTCCAATAGCCTTGAAGTTAgctatgtctgcaaaccaaggggctactcgaatcatcatcaattgttcaTCAGGAAAGCTTTCATTTACTGCTACTTGctgtatttcttcttcttgtgggaTCCTTGACAGGTGGTCAGCTACCTTGTTCTCTGCTCTGCTCCTATCtttaatctcaatatcaaattcttggaGCAGCAGGATCCACCTTATTAGTCTGGGCTTAGATTCTTATttggtaagcaagtatttgagtgCTGTATGATTAGTGAACACAATTACTTTTGAGccaatgagatatgatctaaacttatcaaaagcaaaaactatGGCTAAAAGTTCTTTCTTCGTGGTGGtatagttcctttgattctcattaaggaccttgctagcatagtaaataacaTGTACTAGCTTATCTTTCCTCTGTCCTAGAACAGCACCAACagcaaaatcagatgcatcacacattagttcaaagggaAGATCCAAGCTTGGTGGTGCTATAATAAGTGCAGAGGAGAGTTTCTTTTTGAGTTCATCAACGGTTACCATGCACTATCTATCAAAAACAAAGGGAGTATTTGAGACAAGTAGGTTGCTAAGGGGTTttgcaatctttgaaaaatctttgataaacctcctatagaacccagcgtgtcccaaaaagcttctgattgctttgacattgcaaggtggaggtaatttttcaattacttccacttttgccttgtctacttctatgccattttttgaaatcttgtgaccaagaaccaccccttcagtcaccataaaatggcacttctcccagtttaaaatcAGGTTGGTTTCTTGACACCTTTTTAGCACAAGAGAAAGATGGTATAGGCAATCAGAATATGAGTTCCCAAACACAGAGAAGTCGTCCATAAATACTTCTATgaacttctcaatcatatctgaaaaaatggagagcatgcacctttggaatgttgcaggtgcattgcacaatccaaagggcattctcctataagcaaagacaccatatggacaagtaaatgaagttttttcctgATCATTGGGGTCTACAACAATTTGATTTTAGCccgaatatccatccaggaagcaataaTACTCATGTCCTgccaatctttcaagcatctggtccATGAAGGGTAGGGAAAAGTGATCCTTTCGGGTGGCTTCATTAAGTTTTCagtagtcaatgcacatacgccatCCAGTCACTATCATTGTGGGTATCAATTCATACTTCTCATTTGCCACAACAGTGatccctcccttcttagggactaCTTGCACCGAGCTTACCTAAGGGCTATTTGATATGGGGTAGATCACCCATGCTTTCCACAATTTCAACACTTCTTTCTGAACCACTTCATTCATAGTTGGGTTCAGCCTCCTTTGTTGTTGTCTTGAGGGTTTGGCATCCTCTTCAAATAAGATTTTATGCATACACATTAAAGGACTGATCCCCTTTAAATCTGCAAGTGTCCAGTCTATGGCATCCTTGTATTGTCTCAGCACTTGGATAAGttccttttcttgttccttactcAGACTTGAATTTATGATTACTGGGTGAGTGTTGTTAGCACCCAGATATGCATATTTCAAGCTGGATGGTAAGGCTTTCAGCTCTAGTTTTGGTGACTCTGCATCTTTGTTGTCTGTGGTAGTTGGCATGATTGAGTTCCTCATAGTTGCTTGTGGTAGTTCTCCATCTGGTGCTTATTCCAGCTCAATGCTTTCTCCACATTGTTCTTCTTCCATGACTTCTTGAACTATCTATTCCATGGTGTCTACCAGCGTGCATTCTCCTATGGATTCTTTGGGGTAACTCATTGCTTTAAAGACGTTGAAGACCATTTTTTCTTCATGCAATTTCAAGACTAGTTACCCTTTCTGCATATCAATAATGGCTCTGgcagtagctagaaatggtcttcctaggataATTGACGTGTTGGTctcttcttccatgtccagCACAACGAAATCAGCAGGGAAAATGAATTCTCCTACTTTCACTAGCAAGTCTTCCACCACCCCATGTGGAAACTTAAATGTTCTGTCAGCCAATtggagtgccattcttgttagcttggcttcctcaatcttcatccTTCTCATCATAGTTAGggacataagatttatgctagctcccaAATCATACAAAGCTTTCTCAATAGTGATGTCCTctatgatgcaggggatttgaaaactccctgggtctttcaGCTTTTGAGGCACCTCTTTCTGTATGATGGCGCTGCATTCCTCAGTCAATAATATGGTTTCTTTTGCCTCCCAGTTCCTCTTTTTGGTTAtaagctcctttaagaacttggcatagagtggcatttgttctAATGCCTTATCAAatggtatgttgatttggaacctcttgaagatctctaggaacttagagaaCTGGCCATCCTTCCCATCTTTATTCAGTCTTTGTGGGtatggtgcctttggcacataGGGCTTCAAGACTTGTTTTGGTGGAGGTGAAGCTGAGATCTCCCCTTCATCCTCGTTCCCATGCTTTGATTTAACCTCTTCATGATTATCTTTGCTTGGGGTTCCTTCTTCTACAACCTTCCCACTTCTTAGAGTTATGGCTTTACATTCCCCTCTTGGGTTAGCCATGGTATCACTGGGAAATATGTGTGTGGGAAGTGGGATTTGCTTGGACAAAAtccccacttgtgcttccaacTTTGAGATTGCTGTGccttgatttttcagatttgaCCTGTATTCCTCTTTATTAGCATCTATCCTTCTATCAGTTTGTGCTTGTCTGTCCATGAGGGTGGAGACTGCTCCTGAAATCTGGGATGATAGTTGTGCTATTGCAGCCTCCATCCTCTCAAAGTTGCTCTTAATTTTGTATGGTTGCATAGTTGAGGATGGTTCATCTTGATTGAGGTTGTTGTGTATGGGTTGGTTGTTATGGTATGATATGTTTTGTGAGTTATGGTAAGGTCTATGGTTCCCTGTTTGATGGTTGGGGTTGTGGTTGGGATGCTGATTTGATGAATAAGGCTTGTTGTGGTCCTGGTTGTGGGTTTGTTAATTTTCctacccaaagtttgggtggttcttccaacctaggttgtatgtcttagagtgTGGGTCATATGGTGTTCTAGATGAATTGTTCACATAATtagcttgttcccagtcaccttcaaATTCTGGTGCATttccttcttgttgaggagtttgGTTTTGAATGACTGAGGCTTGGTTGGCCTCCATCCTCTTGGTTAAGGCTGCTATTTGTGCTGCAATTgccttgttttgagctaacaaAGCATCTACAGAGTTGAGTTCTAGCACTCCCTTCTTATGAGTCCTTTCTGAAGCATAGAAATACTCATTTTCATCTACGGTCTCAATAACATCCATggcctcttcaatggttttcttttttttgagtGAGCCTCCTGAAGAATGATCCactgtcttctttgcttcttaGGATAGACCCTCATAAAAGTTATGTAGTTGTACCCACTCATTGAACATTTccggtgggcatcttcttgtcagATCTTTGACCTCTCCCAGGCCTCATAGAGTGTTTCtccatcttgttgtctaaaagtttgcacctcagctctcagcctgttgatt encodes the following:
- the LOC107465578 gene encoding uncharacterized protein LOC107465578, which encodes MEAAIAQLSSQISGAVSTLMDRQAQTDRRIDANKEEYRSNLKNQGTAISKLEAQVGILSKQIPLPTHIFPSDTMANPRGECKAITLRSGKVVEEGTPSKDNHEEVKSKHGNEDEGEISASPPPKQVLKPYVPKAPYPQRLNKDGKDGQFSKFLEIFKRFQINIPFDKALEQMPLYAKFLKELITKKRNWEAKETILLTEECSAIIQKEVPQKLKDPGSFQIPCIIEDITIEKALYDLGASINLMSLTMMRRMKIEEAKLTRMALQLADRTFKFPHGVVEDLLVKVGEFIFPADFVVLDMEEETNTSIILGRPFLATARAIIDMQKG